A window from Bosea sp. ANAM02 encodes these proteins:
- a CDS encoding TIGR00282 family metallophosphoesterase gives MRLLFLGDIVGRPGRIAVQERLPALREAWKLDCVVINGENSAGGFGITEAICDEILAAGADAVTLGNHSWDQREALVFIARQDRLIRPANYPPGTPGRGATVIEARNGARVLVVNVMGRLFMDPLDDPFAAVERELSACPLGEVADAVIVDVHAEATSEKQAMGYFLDGRASLVVGTHTHAPTSDTRILPGGTAYQSDAGMCGDYDSVLGMQKDEPVRRFLQKVPGARLEPATGEGTLSGIAVDVDDATGLAKAAWAVRVGPHLSEALPGWG, from the coding sequence ATGCGTCTTCTCTTCCTCGGTGACATCGTCGGCCGCCCCGGCCGGATTGCGGTTCAGGAGCGGCTGCCCGCCCTGCGCGAGGCCTGGAAGCTCGACTGTGTGGTCATCAACGGCGAGAACTCCGCCGGCGGCTTCGGCATCACCGAGGCGATCTGCGACGAAATCCTCGCCGCCGGCGCCGATGCCGTGACTCTCGGCAACCATTCCTGGGACCAGCGCGAGGCGCTCGTCTTCATCGCCCGGCAGGACCGGCTGATCCGCCCGGCCAATTATCCGCCCGGCACGCCCGGCCGCGGCGCCACCGTGATCGAGGCCCGCAACGGCGCCCGCGTGCTCGTCGTCAACGTCATGGGCCGGCTGTTCATGGACCCGCTCGACGATCCCTTCGCCGCGGTCGAGCGCGAGCTCTCGGCCTGCCCGCTCGGCGAGGTCGCCGACGCCGTCATCGTCGACGTCCATGCCGAGGCGACCAGCGAGAAACAGGCCATGGGATATTTCCTCGACGGCCGCGCCAGCCTCGTCGTCGGCACGCATACCCATGCGCCGACCTCGGACACGCGCATCCTGCCCGGCGGCACGGCCTACCAGTCCGATGCCGGCATGTGCGGCGATTACGATTCCGTGCTCGGCATGCAGAAGGACGAGCCGGTGCGCCGCTTCCTGCAGAAGGTGCCGGGCGCGCGCCTCGAGCCGGCGACCGGCGAGGGCACGCTCTCCGGCATCGCCGTCGATGTCGACGATGCGACGGGTTTGGCGAAGGCGGCCTGGGCCGTGCGCGTCGGCCCGCATCTCAGCGAGGCGCTGCCGGGCTGGGGCTAA
- a CDS encoding 5-formyltetrahydrofolate cyclo-ligase, whose product MTSATQVIPSPRKAVLRAEALARRDALDLDNRLEWDAEIAARALALPAWKDGPGPVSAYWPMRSEADPRPILEGLHERGLPLCLPAIVERRMIFRHWAPYEPIVPGGFGTLVPAPDQPEVRPAILLVPLAAFDRRGYRIGYGKGYYDRALSELGPTVSIGIGYAAQEIDAVPHEPHDRRLDWIVTERETLRCG is encoded by the coding sequence ATGACGTCCGCCACGCAGGTGATACCTTCCCCGCGCAAAGCGGTGCTCCGCGCGGAGGCCCTCGCCCGTCGCGACGCTCTCGATCTCGACAACCGGCTCGAGTGGGATGCCGAGATTGCCGCGCGTGCCCTCGCCCTCCCCGCCTGGAAGGACGGCCCCGGCCCGGTCTCGGCCTATTGGCCGATGCGATCGGAGGCCGATCCCCGCCCGATCCTCGAAGGGCTGCATGAGCGCGGATTGCCGCTTTGCCTGCCCGCGATCGTCGAGAGGCGTATGATTTTCCGGCACTGGGCGCCCTATGAGCCGATCGTGCCCGGCGGCTTCGGCACGCTCGTCCCCGCCCCCGACCAGCCGGAGGTCAGGCCCGCGATCCTGCTCGTCCCGCTCGCAGCCTTCGACCGGCGCGGCTACCGCATCGGCTACGGCAAGGGCTACTACGACCGCGCCCTCTCGGAGCTCGGTCCGACGGTCAGCATCGGCATCGGCTATGCCGCGCAGGAGATCGACGCCGTCCCCCACGAGCCGCATGACAGGCGTCTCGACTGGATCGTGACCGAGCGCGAAACTCTTCGTTGCGGTTGA
- the ybgF gene encoding tol-pal system protein YbgF, with translation MLRSLLARHLSRPGLAALALSAALAGGVVPAAAQDAADLLVRTTRLENQLRQMSGQIEQLQFENRRLSEQLRKFQEDVDFRLNEKGGGRPNTAAPGPAGAPPAGGTPQRHRRGDAFDPTTQQGAAGAPQPLGGGGAIAGIIEDDYVGGPATGQPLDLQGVGRQVPQGALPQDRPRGASVAAASGPQSAREAYDLAFASLQRKEYEQAEMGFRQFLQSYPRDRLAVDATYWLGESYLQRQRYREAAEQFLKISQGAPKASKAPESLLKLGMSLNGLGAKEQACATYAKVGIDYPSAPNSVRQGVARERRRSGCA, from the coding sequence ATGCTTCGTTCACTCCTAGCCCGCCATCTCTCCCGCCCGGGGCTTGCCGCTTTGGCACTCTCCGCCGCGCTGGCCGGCGGCGTGGTGCCAGCCGCGGCGCAGGATGCGGCCGACCTGCTGGTCCGCACGACGCGGCTGGAAAACCAGCTCCGCCAGATGTCCGGCCAGATCGAGCAGCTCCAGTTCGAGAACCGGCGGCTCTCCGAGCAGCTTCGCAAGTTCCAGGAAGACGTCGATTTCCGCCTGAACGAGAAAGGCGGCGGGCGTCCGAATACGGCTGCGCCCGGCCCGGCGGGCGCGCCGCCTGCCGGGGGAACGCCGCAGCGCCATCGCCGCGGCGACGCCTTCGATCCGACGACGCAGCAGGGCGCGGCCGGCGCGCCGCAGCCGCTCGGTGGCGGCGGCGCGATCGCCGGGATCATCGAGGATGATTATGTCGGCGGCCCGGCGACGGGCCAGCCGCTCGACCTGCAGGGCGTCGGGCGCCAGGTGCCGCAAGGGGCGCTGCCACAGGACCGGCCGCGCGGCGCGAGCGTCGCCGCGGCGAGCGGTCCACAGAGCGCCAGGGAGGCCTATGACCTCGCCTTCGCCTCGCTTCAGCGCAAGGAATACGAGCAGGCCGAGATGGGTTTCCGCCAGTTCCTGCAAAGCTATCCGCGTGACCGGCTGGCCGTCGACGCGACGTATTGGCTCGGCGAGAGCTATCTCCAGCGCCAGCGCTATCGCGAGGCGGCCGAGCAGTTCCTGAAGATCTCACAGGGGGCGCCGAAAGCGTCCAAGGCGCCTGAAAGCCTGCTCAAGCTCGGCATGTCGCTCAACGGGCTCGGCGCCAAGGAACAGGCCTGCGCGACCTATGCCAAGGTCGGCATCGACTATCCCTCCGCCCCCAATTCCGTGCGCCAGGGCGTCGCGCGCGAACGCCGCCGTTCCGGCTGCGCTTGA
- the tilS gene encoding tRNA lysidine(34) synthetase TilS: MSAAPIEDDIAPVSSVEAGVVLAGLSREAALLVAVSGGPDSVALLALLADWARMPNRPSLHAATVDHGLRPESAEEAAAVAAICAKLGVGHATLRWEGLKPASRVQAEARRARYALLANEARRLGGATLVTAHTLDDQAETLLMRLAHGSGPSGLAGMRARSEVNGITLVRPLLGLSKARLVATAEARGLPFIHDPSNGDRRFERVRWREAMPVLAEQGLTAERLGHLAERMARLNEAAAHRAGIVLAEVLLPHGTVDSGLRLRLSALLSEPEEIVLRVLSQALDAVVPGSEGYGRLERLEACGGVLIAAARTGSTLRRTLAGCILSLGRDGVLTLQTEPPRRRGIHSSAS, from the coding sequence TTGAGCGCGGCCCCGATCGAGGACGATATCGCGCCGGTCTCGTCCGTCGAGGCCGGCGTTGTGCTTGCGGGGCTGTCGCGGGAGGCGGCCCTGCTCGTGGCCGTCTCCGGCGGGCCGGATTCCGTGGCGCTGCTGGCGCTTCTGGCTGATTGGGCCCGGATGCCCAACAGGCCGTCCCTCCATGCCGCGACCGTCGATCATGGCCTGCGCCCGGAATCGGCCGAGGAGGCCGCCGCCGTGGCTGCGATCTGTGCGAAACTCGGCGTCGGCCATGCGACCTTGCGCTGGGAGGGCTTGAAGCCCGCGAGCCGCGTGCAAGCCGAGGCACGGCGTGCCCGCTACGCCCTGCTGGCCAACGAAGCGAGACGGCTCGGCGGCGCGACGCTGGTCACGGCCCATACGCTCGACGATCAGGCCGAGACGCTCCTGATGCGGCTTGCCCATGGCTCGGGCCCGTCGGGGCTTGCGGGCATGCGGGCGCGCAGCGAGGTCAACGGCATTACGCTGGTCAGGCCGCTGCTCGGCCTTTCGAAGGCGCGGCTCGTCGCGACGGCCGAAGCGCGGGGACTGCCGTTCATCCACGACCCCAGCAACGGCGATCGCCGCTTCGAACGCGTGCGCTGGCGCGAGGCGATGCCGGTTCTGGCGGAGCAGGGCCTGACGGCGGAGCGGCTTGGCCATCTGGCCGAGCGAATGGCGCGCCTGAACGAGGCCGCCGCGCATCGTGCCGGCATAGTGCTCGCAGAGGTGCTGTTGCCGCATGGGACAGTGGATAGCGGCCTGCGCCTGCGTTTGTCCGCACTCCTCTCGGAGCCCGAAGAGATCGTACTGCGGGTGCTGTCGCAGGCGCTCGATGCGGTCGTGCCGGGCAGCGAGGGATATGGCCGGCTGGAACGATTGGAGGCCTGTGGCGGGGTTCTGATCGCGGCGGCGCGCACCGGCTCGACCCTGCGGCGGACGCTGGCGGGTTGCATTCTCTCGCTCGGCCGCGACGGCGTTCTCACGCTGCAGACGGAGCCGCCGCGCAGACGCGGCATTCACTCTTCGGCGTCATAG
- the ftsH gene encoding ATP-dependent zinc metalloprotease FtsH → MNPNFRNFALWVVIFLLVLALVTLFQSPSQRASTNEIPYSQLINEAEAGRVSNVVVAGQEISGSFSDGRAFVTYAPYGDPNLLKTMAQKGVQVSAKAPSEGTPWFMALLVNSLPFVIFIGLWIFMSRQMQNGAGRAMGFGKSKAKLLTEAHGRVTFEDVAGIDEAKEDLQEIVEFLRDPQKFQRLGGRIPRGVLLVGPPGTGKTLTARAVAGEANVPFFTISGSDFVEMFVGVGASRVRDMFEQAKKNAPCIIFIDEIDAVGRHRGAGLGGGNDEREQTLNQLLVEMDGFEPNEGVIIIAATNRPDVLDPALLRPGRFDRQIVVPNPDVAGREKILRVHVRKVPMAPDVDLKVLARGTPGFSGADLMNLVNEAALLAARRGKRMVTHAEFEDAKDKVMMGAERKSMAMSEEEKKLTAYHEAGHAIVGLYVPAGVPVHKATIIPRGRALGMVKFLPEGDRYSMKYKEFTSQLAVAMGGRVAEEITFGKENITSGATGDIQQATKMAKAMVTQMGYSDELGMVAYGDNQEEVFLGMSMGRSQSLSEATAQKIDAEVKRLVDEGYRDAKEILTKHHEEFVQVAEALLEFETLTGEEIRDLIAGKRPSRDLDDTPHAPRGSAVPSAGKGRKRGEPDAGMEPQPQA, encoded by the coding sequence ATGAACCCGAATTTTCGCAATTTCGCCCTCTGGGTGGTGATCTTCCTGCTGGTTCTGGCACTCGTCACTCTGTTCCAGAGCCCGAGCCAGCGTGCCAGCACCAACGAAATCCCCTACAGCCAGCTGATCAACGAGGCCGAGGCCGGACGCGTGTCGAACGTCGTCGTTGCCGGCCAGGAGATTTCCGGCTCGTTCTCGGATGGTCGCGCCTTCGTGACCTATGCGCCCTATGGCGATCCGAACCTGTTGAAGACGATGGCCCAGAAGGGTGTGCAGGTCTCGGCCAAGGCGCCGTCGGAAGGCACGCCCTGGTTCATGGCGCTGCTGGTCAATTCGCTGCCCTTCGTCATCTTCATCGGCCTGTGGATCTTCATGTCCCGCCAGATGCAGAACGGCGCCGGCCGGGCTATGGGCTTCGGCAAGTCGAAGGCCAAGCTCCTGACCGAGGCGCATGGCCGCGTCACCTTCGAGGATGTCGCCGGCATCGACGAGGCCAAGGAGGACCTGCAGGAGATCGTCGAGTTTCTGCGCGATCCCCAGAAGTTCCAGCGGCTGGGCGGGCGCATCCCGCGCGGCGTGCTGCTCGTCGGTCCTCCCGGTACGGGTAAGACCCTGACGGCGCGCGCCGTCGCGGGCGAGGCCAACGTGCCGTTCTTCACCATCTCGGGCTCCGACTTCGTCGAGATGTTCGTCGGCGTCGGCGCCAGCCGCGTGCGCGACATGTTCGAGCAGGCCAAGAAGAACGCGCCCTGCATCATCTTCATCGACGAGATCGACGCGGTCGGCCGTCATCGCGGCGCCGGCCTCGGCGGCGGCAATGACGAGCGCGAGCAGACGCTGAACCAGCTCCTCGTCGAGATGGACGGCTTCGAGCCGAACGAGGGCGTGATCATCATCGCCGCGACCAACCGTCCCGACGTGCTTGACCCCGCGCTGCTGCGTCCGGGCCGCTTCGACCGCCAGATCGTCGTGCCGAACCCGGATGTCGCCGGCCGCGAGAAGATCCTGCGCGTCCATGTCCGCAAGGTGCCGATGGCGCCGGATGTCGACCTAAAGGTGCTCGCCCGCGGCACGCCCGGCTTCTCCGGCGCGGATCTGATGAACCTCGTCAACGAGGCGGCGCTGCTCGCCGCCCGCCGCGGCAAGCGCATGGTCACCCATGCGGAGTTCGAAGATGCCAAGGACAAGGTCATGATGGGCGCGGAGCGCAAGTCGATGGCCATGTCCGAGGAGGAGAAGAAGCTGACCGCCTATCACGAGGCCGGCCACGCCATCGTCGGCCTCTACGTGCCGGCCGGCGTTCCCGTCCACAAGGCAACCATCATCCCGCGCGGTCGCGCGCTCGGCATGGTCAAGTTCCTGCCGGAGGGCGATCGCTACTCGATGAAGTACAAGGAGTTCACCTCGCAGCTCGCGGTCGCCATGGGCGGGCGCGTGGCGGAGGAGATCACCTTCGGCAAGGAGAACATCACCTCCGGCGCGACGGGCGACATCCAGCAGGCGACCAAGATGGCCAAGGCCATGGTCACGCAGATGGGCTATTCGGACGAGCTCGGCATGGTCGCCTATGGCGACAATCAGGAAGAGGTGTTCCTGGGCATGTCGATGGGTCGCAGTCAGTCGCTCTCCGAGGCGACCGCGCAGAAGATCGACGCCGAGGTTAAGCGCCTCGTCGACGAAGGCTATCGCGACGCCAAGGAAATCCTGACGAAGCATCACGAGGAGTTCGTCCAGGTGGCCGAGGCGCTGCTCGAGTTCGAGACGCTGACCGGCGAGGAAATCCGCGACCTGATCGCCGGCAAGCGTCCTTCGCGCGATCTCGACGACACGCCGCATGCCCCGCGCGGTTCGGCCGTGCCGAGCGCCGGCAAGGGCCGCAAGCGCGGCGAGCCGGATGCCGGCATGGAGCCGCAGCCGCAGGCCTGA
- the glmM gene encoding phosphoglucosamine mutase yields the protein MTRKYFGTDGIRGRANGVITPDLALKVGQATGLAFRRGEHRHRVVIGKDTRLSGYMIEYAMVAGFTSVGMDVMLLGPMPTPAVAMLTRSMRADLGVMISASHNAYEDNGIKLFGPDGYKLNDEVEREIEGLIDGDLTPRLSASPKLGRAKRIDSADARYVEFAKRTMPRNMSLEGLRIVLDCANGAGYKVAPEALWELGAEVITIGDEPDGFNINRDVGSTHPATLVAKVRELRADVGIALDGDADRVLIVDEQGQIVDGDQLMAVIARSWLEDGRLSAPGIVATIMSNLGLERYLAGLGLSLARTAVGDRYVLEHMRNHGFNLGGEQSGHIILSDFGTTGDGLVAALQLLAVVKRMDKPVSEVCHCFEPLPQILKNVRYKKGRPLEEKPVVSAIEAAKQLLGEGGRLVIRPSGTEPVIRVMAEGDDRDLVERAVDDVVEAVTKAAA from the coding sequence ATGACGCGCAAATATTTTGGTACGGACGGCATTCGCGGGCGGGCGAACGGCGTCATCACGCCGGACCTCGCCCTGAAGGTCGGCCAGGCCACCGGACTCGCCTTCCGCCGCGGCGAGCATCGCCACCGGGTGGTGATCGGCAAGGATACCCGCCTTTCCGGCTACATGATCGAATATGCCATGGTTGCGGGCTTCACCTCGGTCGGCATGGACGTGATGCTGCTCGGCCCGATGCCGACGCCGGCGGTGGCGATGCTGACGCGCTCGATGCGCGCCGATCTCGGCGTCATGATCTCGGCCTCGCACAACGCCTATGAGGATAACGGCATCAAGCTGTTCGGCCCTGACGGCTACAAGCTCAACGACGAGGTCGAGCGCGAGATCGAGGGACTGATCGACGGCGACCTGACCCCGCGTCTGTCGGCCTCGCCGAAGCTCGGCCGGGCCAAGCGCATCGACAGCGCCGATGCGCGCTATGTCGAGTTTGCCAAGCGTACCATGCCGCGCAACATGAGCTTGGAAGGCCTGCGCATCGTGCTCGATTGCGCCAACGGCGCCGGTTACAAGGTGGCGCCGGAAGCCCTCTGGGAGCTCGGCGCCGAGGTCATCACCATCGGCGACGAGCCCGACGGGTTCAACATCAACCGCGATGTCGGCTCGACCCATCCGGCGACGCTCGTGGCGAAGGTCAGGGAGTTGCGCGCCGATGTCGGAATCGCGCTCGACGGCGACGCCGACCGCGTGCTGATCGTCGACGAGCAGGGCCAGATCGTCGACGGCGACCAGTTGATGGCGGTGATCGCGCGCTCCTGGCTTGAGGATGGCCGGCTCTCGGCGCCCGGCATCGTCGCGACGATCATGTCCAATCTCGGGCTGGAACGCTACCTGGCCGGGCTCGGTCTCTCGCTGGCGCGCACGGCCGTCGGCGACCGCTATGTGCTGGAGCACATGCGCAATCACGGCTTCAATCTCGGCGGCGAGCAGTCCGGCCACATCATCCTGTCGGATTTCGGCACGACCGGTGACGGGCTCGTGGCGGCGCTGCAGTTGCTCGCCGTGGTCAAGCGGATGGACAAGCCGGTCTCCGAAGTCTGCCACTGCTTCGAGCCGCTGCCGCAGATCCTCAAGAACGTGCGCTACAAGAAGGGGCGTCCGCTGGAGGAGAAGCCGGTGGTCAGCGCGATCGAGGCGGCGAAGCAGCTTCTGGGCGAGGGCGGCCGCCTGGTCATCCGCCCCTCCGGCACCGAGCCGGTGATCCGCGTCATGGCCGAGGGCGACGACCGCGATCTGGTCGAACGCGCGGTCGACGATGTCGTCGAGGCTGTGACCAAGGCCGCGGCCTGA
- a CDS encoding SDR family oxidoreductase produces the protein MSLSLFSLEGKIALVTGSGQGIGLALAEGLSDAGAHVVLNGRDKAKLDRAQQALAAAGRKASIAPFDVTDQNAVEAGIAMIEAEIGPIDILINNAGMQKRAPITEFPVEGWHEVINTNLHSVFYVTQAVTKRMVPRRRGKIISIGSVMSELGRATIIPYTASKGAVKMMTRGLAAELGKHNIQANAIGPGYFATEINAALIADEAFSSWVCSRTPAGRWGETKELAGAAIFLSSAASDYVNGHLLMVDGGLTTVV, from the coding sequence ATGTCGCTGTCACTGTTCAGTCTCGAAGGCAAGATCGCGCTTGTCACCGGCTCGGGCCAGGGCATCGGCCTCGCGCTCGCGGAGGGCCTGTCCGATGCGGGCGCCCATGTCGTGCTGAACGGCCGCGACAAGGCGAAGCTGGACAGGGCGCAGCAGGCGCTCGCGGCTGCCGGCCGCAAGGCCTCCATCGCTCCTTTCGACGTCACCGACCAGAACGCGGTCGAGGCCGGTATCGCCATGATCGAGGCCGAGATCGGCCCGATCGATATCCTGATCAACAACGCCGGCATGCAGAAGCGCGCGCCGATCACGGAATTCCCGGTCGAAGGCTGGCACGAGGTGATCAACACCAACCTGCATTCGGTGTTCTACGTCACCCAGGCCGTGACGAAGCGCATGGTGCCGCGCAGGCGCGGCAAGATCATCAGCATCGGCTCGGTGATGAGCGAGCTCGGTCGCGCCACCATCATCCCCTACACGGCCTCCAAGGGCGCGGTGAAGATGATGACGCGGGGCCTCGCCGCCGAACTCGGCAAGCACAATATCCAGGCCAACGCCATCGGCCCCGGCTATTTCGCGACCGAGATCAACGCCGCGCTGATCGCCGACGAGGCTTTCTCGAGCTGGGTCTGCAGCCGTACGCCGGCCGGGCGCTGGGGCGAGACGAAGGAACTGGCGGGAGCCGCGATCTTCCTGTCCTCGGCGGCCTCGGACTACGTCAACGGCCACCTGCTGATGGTCGATGGCGGGCTCACCACGGTGGTGTGA
- a CDS encoding L-idonate 5-dehydrogenase, with protein MRAVVIHAEKDLRVEPTTAPELGSRDVRVRIEAGGICGSDLHYYLHGGFGTIRVREPMILGHEIAGRVEAIGGEVSRVKPGDRVAVNPSRACGHCRYCQMGLQQHCTDMLFYGSAMRFPHVQGGFRDVLVVEERQAVKVAPRVTAAEAAFAEPLSVCLHAAKRAGPLLGKRVLVTGAGPIGALTVLAAKAAGASEIVATDVVDGPLPIARKMGATATVNVAADPERLKAEYGAEKGAFDVMFEASGNQHALTGAFDVVRPGGVIVQIGVGGQFTLPMNVVVAKEFDLRGSFRFHEEFDWAVAMIGSGSIDLSPLLTASIPVDRAVEAFDLAADKSRAIKVQLDFA; from the coding sequence ATGCGGGCCGTCGTCATCCATGCCGAGAAGGATCTGCGGGTCGAGCCGACCACCGCGCCCGAGCTCGGGTCGCGCGACGTGCGCGTGCGGATCGAGGCCGGGGGCATCTGTGGTTCGGACCTGCATTACTATCTGCATGGCGGGTTCGGCACGATTCGCGTGCGGGAACCGATGATCCTCGGCCATGAGATCGCCGGCCGGGTCGAGGCGATCGGAGGCGAGGTCTCGCGGGTGAAGCCGGGGGATCGCGTCGCGGTCAATCCGAGCCGCGCCTGCGGCCATTGCCGCTATTGCCAGATGGGGCTGCAGCAGCACTGCACCGACATGCTGTTTTACGGCTCGGCGATGCGCTTCCCGCATGTGCAGGGGGGCTTCCGCGACGTGCTCGTGGTCGAGGAGCGGCAGGCGGTGAAGGTGGCGCCGCGCGTCACGGCGGCCGAGGCCGCCTTTGCCGAGCCGCTCTCGGTCTGCCTTCATGCCGCCAAGCGGGCCGGGCCGCTGCTCGGCAAGCGCGTGCTGGTGACGGGGGCGGGGCCGATCGGCGCGCTCACCGTCCTTGCCGCCAAGGCTGCGGGCGCCTCCGAGATCGTCGCGACCGATGTGGTCGACGGGCCATTGCCGATTGCGCGCAAGATGGGCGCGACGGCGACGGTCAATGTCGCGGCCGATCCGGAGCGGCTCAAGGCCGAATACGGCGCGGAGAAGGGCGCCTTCGACGTGATGTTCGAGGCTTCCGGCAACCAGCATGCGCTGACCGGCGCCTTCGACGTGGTGCGGCCGGGCGGCGTCATCGTCCAGATCGGCGTCGGCGGTCAGTTCACCCTGCCGATGAACGTCGTCGTCGCCAAGGAATTCGACCTGCGCGGCTCCTTCCGCTTCCATGAGGAGTTCGATTGGGCTGTGGCGATGATCGGGTCGGGTTCGATCGATCTTTCGCCGCTGCTGACGGCGTCGATACCGGTCGACCGGGCGGTGGAGGCCTTCGATCTCGCCGCCGACAAGTCGAGGGCGATCAAGGTCCAGCTCGACTTCGCCTGA
- a CDS encoding sensor domain-containing diguanylate cyclase, with translation MSQAETGLPRTHSLKARVMGWTLAILVAIAIPAGAAFLWIVDATVVKLGTLVAEKQILFDRYRGLEALMREVSLAETVARAPAIVDWAEDESDPDKAERGLAELEHYRQSFRDRSYFTVLAGSGNYYFNDRDNSYEHARKRYTLSASNPRDGWYYKTAALGSGCHLNVDHDDNLRVTKVWINCIIRKDNRVLGIIGTGLDLTQFIREVVDIPQTGVQSMFVDRSGAVQAHRDASLVDFHSLTKDISSKKTIYQLVDNDTDRSLLGQMIARVGAGDDLVQSRFMTVDGKRVLVGVGYLDRLGWFNVTVMDIDRIIDRSLFLPLGLLFGAVLLAAAALMTLLFKRAVLDRLARVEHAASHVRAREFRAVAIDAGRDEIGRLSQAFGTMARSIEENTARLEEAVRERTEQLERLAHADPLTGVFNRRGFERAFAKSRGRAGRTGHQAGLLLVDLDNLKPLNDRHGHQSGDAVIAELAHRMTTLLRDRDICARWGGDEFILLLDHVDRDDLSAIAAGIVAAAAERPVTLDSGLPVSVSTSIGATLLEPEDTLNEAASRADEALYVAKRNGRNGFAVSPPEELPLRRRSSG, from the coding sequence ATGAGCCAGGCCGAAACCGGTCTGCCCCGCACGCATAGCCTGAAGGCCCGGGTCATGGGCTGGACGCTCGCCATCCTGGTGGCGATCGCCATTCCGGCCGGCGCGGCCTTCCTCTGGATCGTCGACGCGACCGTGGTGAAGCTCGGCACGCTGGTCGCCGAGAAGCAGATCCTGTTCGATCGCTATCGCGGCCTGGAAGCGCTGATGCGCGAGGTGTCGCTGGCCGAGACCGTCGCCCGCGCGCCCGCGATCGTCGACTGGGCCGAGGACGAGAGCGATCCGGACAAGGCGGAACGCGGCCTCGCCGAGCTGGAGCATTACCGCCAGTCCTTCCGGGACCGCAGCTATTTCACGGTCCTCGCCGGCTCGGGCAACTACTACTTCAACGACAGGGACAACAGCTACGAGCACGCGCGCAAGCGCTACACGCTCTCGGCCAGCAATCCGCGCGACGGCTGGTACTACAAGACCGCCGCGCTCGGCTCCGGCTGCCATCTGAATGTCGACCATGACGACAATCTCCGCGTCACCAAGGTCTGGATCAACTGCATCATCCGCAAGGACAATCGGGTCCTCGGCATCATCGGCACAGGGCTCGACCTGACGCAGTTCATCCGCGAGGTCGTCGACATCCCGCAAACCGGCGTCCAGAGCATGTTCGTCGACCGCAGCGGCGCGGTGCAGGCCCATCGCGACGCGAGCCTCGTCGACTTCCACAGCCTGACCAAGGACATCTCCTCCAAGAAGACGATCTACCAGCTCGTCGACAACGACACGGACCGCTCCCTGCTCGGCCAGATGATCGCCCGCGTCGGCGCCGGCGACGACCTGGTGCAGTCGCGCTTCATGACGGTCGACGGCAAGCGCGTGCTCGTCGGTGTCGGCTATCTCGACCGCCTCGGCTGGTTCAACGTCACGGTGATGGATATCGATCGCATCATCGATCGCAGCCTGTTCCTGCCGCTCGGCCTGCTCTTCGGCGCCGTGCTGCTGGCGGCCGCCGCCCTGATGACCCTGCTGTTCAAGCGCGCCGTGCTGGATCGGCTCGCCCGCGTCGAGCATGCCGCCAGCCATGTCCGCGCCCGCGAGTTCCGCGCCGTCGCGATCGATGCCGGGCGCGACGAGATCGGCCGGCTGTCGCAGGCCTTCGGCACGATGGCGCGGAGCATCGAGGAGAACACCGCCCGGCTCGAGGAGGCCGTGCGCGAGCGGACCGAACAGCTCGAGCGCCTTGCCCATGCCGATCCGCTGACCGGGGTCTTCAACCGCCGCGGCTTCGAGCGTGCCTTCGCGAAAAGCCGCGGCCGTGCCGGGCGCACCGGACATCAGGCTGGCCTGCTTCTCGTCGATCTCGACAATCTCAAGCCGCTCAACGATCGCCACGGCCATCAGAGCGGCGACGCGGTCATCGCCGAGCTCGCACACCGCATGACGACGCTGCTGCGAGACCGCGACATCTGTGCCCGCTGGGGCGGCGACGAGTTCATCCTGCTGCTCGACCATGTCGATCGCGACGACTTGTCGGCCATCGCGGCGGGAATCGTGGCAGCCGCTGCGGAACGCCCCGTCACCCTAGACAGCGGCCTGCCCGTCTCCGTCAGCACCAGCATCGGCGCGACCCTGCTGGAACCCGAAGACACGCTCAACGAAGCCGCCAGCCGGGCCGACGAGGCGCTCTATGTCGCCAAACGCAACGGCCGCAACGGCTTCGCCGTCAGCCCCCCGGAGGAGCTGCCCCTGCGTCGGCGCAGCAGCGGCTGA